The sequence TGCTGTACCTGATGCACGCGGTGTTAACCGGTATCAGCCTGTTCGTGGCGACTCTGCTGGGCATCCATGCGGGCTTCTCCTTCTCTGCAGGCGCGATCGACTACGTGCTGATGTACAACCTGCCAGCGGCAAGCAAGAACGTCTGGATGCTGGTGGTGATGGGTGCGGCCTTCTTCGTTATCTACTTCGTTCTGTTCAGCGCGGTTATCCGTATGTTTAACCTCAAAACGCCGGGCCGCGAAGATACCACTGATGACGTCGTGACTAGTGAAGCCAACAGCAATACCGAAGAAGGTTTAACTCAGCTGGCAACCAGCTACATTGCCGCAGTCGGCGGTACCGACAACCTGAAAGCCATTGATGCCTGTATTACCCGTCTGCGTCTGACCGTGGGTGACTCCGCTCGCGTAAGCGATGCAATGTGTAAACGCCTTGGCGCATCTGGCGTCGTTAAACTGAACAAACAAACTATCCAGGTTATCGTGGGCGCCAAAGCGGAATCCATCGGTGACGAAATGAAGAAAGTGGTTGCGCGTGGCCCGGTCGCAGCGGCAGCAGCTGACAGCGCACCTGCGGCAACGGCGACTCCGGCCGCGAAGCCACAGGCCGTGCCTAACGCCGTGACGGTGGCGGCTTTGGTCTCTCCGGTAACGGGTGAGGTCGTTGACCTTGAACAAGTGCCTGACGAAGCGTTCGCCAGTAAAGCGGTAGGCGACGGCGTGGCGGTGAAACCAACGGACAAAACCGTCGTCTCTCCTGCTGCGGGTACTATCGTGAAGATTTTCAACACCAACCACGCGTTCTGCCTCGAAACCGAAAACGGCGCGGAGATTGTTGTCCACATGGGCATCGATACCGTTGCGCTGGAGGGTAAAGGCTTTACTCGTCTGGTGGAAGAGGGCGCTGAAGTGGTGGCCGGGCAGCCGGTTCTGGAGATGGATCTGGACTTCCTGAACGCCAATGCACGCTCCATGATCAGTCCGGTTGTTTGCAGCAACATCGACGACTTCAGTGGCCTGGTTATTCAGGCAAAAGGTCAGGTGGTTGCAGGTCAAACGCCACTGTATGAGATTAAAGGCAAGTAATCGCTCCTGAGTAGAGTCATGCCTTAAGCGGCGGGGGATATCCTCCGCCGCTTTTTTTTGCAGCAAATGCCCCCATTATTTTCATCTGATACGTATTTTCCGTAACTAAGGGTTGTCACTACGTCCGGCTTATAAGATCATATGCCGTTATACGTTGTTTACGCTTTGAGGAATCCACGATGAGTGAGGCTGAAGCCCGCCCGAGTAACTTTATTCGTCAGATCATCGATGAAGATCTGGCCAGTGGTAAGCACACCACGGTGCATACCCGCTTCCCGCCGGAGCCGAACGGCTACCTGCATATTGGTCATGCGAAATCCATCTGCCTGAACTTTGGCATTGCGCAAGACTATCAGGGGCAGTGCAACCTGCGTTTCGATGACACCAACCCAGTAAAAGAAGACATCGAATAC comes from Enterobacter kobei and encodes:
- the nagE gene encoding PTS N-acetyl glucosamine transporter subunit IIABC: MNILGFFQRLGRALQLPIAVLPVAALLLRFGQPDLLNVPFIAQAGGAIFDNLALIFAIGVASSWSKDSAGAAALAGAVGYFILTKAMVTINPEINMGVLAGIITGLVGGAVYNRWANIKLPDFLSFFGGKRFVPIATGFFCLVLAAIFGYVWPPVQHAIHAGGEWIVSAGAMGAGIFGFINRLLIPTGLHQVLNTIAWFQIGEFTNAAGTVFHGDINRFYAGDGTAGMFMSGFFPIMMFGLPGAALAMYLAAPKARRPMVGGMLLSVAITAFLTGVTEPLEFLFMFLAPLLYLMHAVLTGISLFVATLLGIHAGFSFSAGAIDYVLMYNLPAASKNVWMLVVMGAAFFVIYFVLFSAVIRMFNLKTPGREDTTDDVVTSEANSNTEEGLTQLATSYIAAVGGTDNLKAIDACITRLRLTVGDSARVSDAMCKRLGASGVVKLNKQTIQVIVGAKAESIGDEMKKVVARGPVAAAAADSAPAATATPAAKPQAVPNAVTVAALVSPVTGEVVDLEQVPDEAFASKAVGDGVAVKPTDKTVVSPAAGTIVKIFNTNHAFCLETENGAEIVVHMGIDTVALEGKGFTRLVEEGAEVVAGQPVLEMDLDFLNANARSMISPVVCSNIDDFSGLVIQAKGQVVAGQTPLYEIKGK